In Candidatus Nitronauta litoralis, one DNA window encodes the following:
- a CDS encoding HDOD domain-containing protein has product MRDEILNRMGEKGNIPPLPDILIRLEAKIDDPGGELDDIAQLIETEPVLAGRLLALSNSVFFGAGREKILSLKGAVLRLGLKLVLDLAYTLELPRIFAGVGTFKQDKFWKHCLAVGVLSRHIAGRWDPERRIGEQAYLAGLMHDIGILVFYFLIPKEYRNFLRGIEDKESPLETLEREQFGICHAELGAGFIKKWWPLDAEVVEAVGRHHQKLDPSKDQDMVVAAVNLSNAIANIHEWRVGLGNPGDALNRKFLIAKGMTLETYQEFVDDARESLKAAQNILGK; this is encoded by the coding sequence ATGCGCGATGAAATATTAAACAGGATGGGGGAGAAGGGAAATATTCCACCTTTGCCTGATATTTTAATCCGTTTGGAAGCTAAAATCGATGATCCAGGCGGCGAGTTGGATGATATTGCCCAGCTGATCGAAACGGAGCCAGTGCTTGCTGGACGGTTGTTAGCCTTATCCAACAGCGTCTTTTTTGGAGCTGGCCGGGAAAAAATCCTTTCCTTAAAAGGAGCAGTGCTCCGGCTTGGTTTGAAACTGGTCCTGGATCTGGCCTATACGCTGGAGCTGCCTAGGATATTTGCAGGTGTTGGGACCTTCAAGCAGGACAAGTTCTGGAAACACTGTCTGGCGGTAGGTGTGTTGTCGCGACATATTGCGGGCCGCTGGGACCCTGAAAGAAGAATTGGGGAACAAGCCTATCTCGCGGGCCTGATGCACGATATAGGGATTCTCGTGTTCTATTTCCTGATTCCAAAGGAGTATAGAAATTTCCTTAGAGGTATTGAAGATAAAGAGTCGCCGTTGGAAACACTGGAGCGGGAACAGTTTGGTATATGTCACGCAGAACTGGGTGCCGGGTTTATCAAGAAGTGGTGGCCGTTGGACGCTGAGGTGGTCGAAGCCGTGGGACGTCACCATCAAAAACTGGATCCATCAAAAGACCAGGATATGGTGGTTGCCGCTGTTAACCTCAGCAATGCGATCGCCAACATACACGAATGGCGGGTCGGGTTAGGCAATCCCGGAGATGCTCTCAATCGCAAGTTCCTGATTGCAAAAGGAATGACGCTGGAAACTTACCAGGAGTTTGTTGACGATGCGCGAGAATCCTTAAAGGCCGCGCAAAATATTCTGGGCAAATAA
- a CDS encoding MBL fold metallo-hydrolase, translating into MSDSEFKVTFRGVRGSIPTPLIGSEVEDKLTQTLELATPDDLKDLASRKNFVKNLPEHLKGCFGGNSSCVQVEVGGHLIIFDAGTGLRVLGHELIKREFEKGEGEGHIFLSHTHWDHIMGIPFFVPFYRKGNRFSIYGVHPNLKERLVGQQGPNFFPVPFSSFEADIQVVELADQDCIELGPVRVTWKEMEHPGASFSYRVDFEGRSVVYSTDAEYKRLEPEDLAPTVEFFKDADLLVFDSQYTFVEGIEKEDWGHSSTFIGVDLALAAGVKCLSFYHHEPTYSDMKIMSVMGQTKKYLKAIAPDNNLELMISCEGRTMDLMAE; encoded by the coding sequence ATGAGTGATTCTGAATTCAAGGTAACATTCCGTGGCGTCCGGGGGTCTATTCCTACTCCTCTCATTGGATCTGAGGTTGAAGATAAACTGACGCAAACACTCGAATTGGCAACGCCTGATGATCTCAAAGACTTGGCATCCAGAAAAAACTTTGTCAAAAATCTGCCAGAACATTTAAAGGGGTGTTTTGGGGGGAATTCATCGTGTGTCCAGGTTGAGGTTGGAGGGCACCTCATCATATTTGATGCCGGAACAGGCCTACGAGTGCTTGGGCATGAGCTGATAAAAAGGGAGTTTGAAAAAGGGGAAGGGGAAGGCCATATTTTTCTTTCCCACACCCATTGGGATCACATCATGGGTATTCCGTTTTTCGTTCCATTTTATCGAAAGGGAAATCGATTCTCCATTTACGGGGTACACCCGAATTTAAAAGAACGACTGGTAGGTCAGCAGGGCCCCAACTTTTTTCCCGTTCCCTTCAGTTCTTTTGAGGCAGACATTCAGGTGGTCGAGTTGGCGGACCAGGATTGCATTGAACTTGGCCCGGTCCGGGTTACGTGGAAAGAAATGGAACACCCCGGAGCAAGTTTTTCTTATCGGGTCGACTTTGAAGGTCGCTCAGTGGTTTATTCGACGGACGCTGAATATAAACGGTTAGAGCCGGAAGATCTTGCCCCAACAGTAGAATTTTTCAAAGATGCCGACCTTCTGGTTTTTGATTCCCAGTACACTTTTGTCGAGGGTATCGAGAAAGAAGATTGGGGGCACAGTTCAACCTTTATTGGTGTGGATCTGGCTTTAGCGGCAGGAGTGAAATGTCTGTCCTTCTATCACCACGAACCCACTTACAGCGATATGAAAATTATGAGCGTTATGGGGCAGACCAAAAAATATCTTAAAGCCATTGCTCCGGATAATAATCTGGAATTGATGATTTCATGCGAAGGTCGCACCATGGATTTGATGGCGGAATAA
- a CDS encoding 5-oxoprolinase, with the protein MKPAPGFWFSIDRGGTFTDVYAEVPGQPGFRLVKLLSKNPKHYADPAIEAIRRIITDVTRKPWHPETSAGEIDSVRMGTTLATNALLEKKGTRTALVITRGFGDLLEIGKQNRPHLFELKIKKPDNLYEAVVEVDERVRLPINGKKTSEVEIIKSPDLDRLREDFTVLKKKGVVSLAVVCLHAWWFPDHERMIGDLARKVGFEFVYLSHEVMPRIKFVDRGQTCLVEAYLTPTIRSYCESFSEAFHQVEPELLFMQSDGGLVPPQRYTGSNAILSGPAGGVVGYSQSVWKEEDKVPVIGFDMGGTSTDVSRFDGEYDLIQESMVAGIHLQTPQLDIHTIAAGGGSLLTFQNGMLAVGPESSGAYPGPVCYRNGGQLSITDANLFLGRLHPDFFPKIFGRGQDESLDQQETRRAMTTLTEEINHYVQENGGSTMSPEQVAEGFIEVANEQMARAIREVTETRGFDVRDHILACFGGAGGQHACALARALGIRKVVIHRFAGILSAYGLALADVVRDLQEPVAFELADSALPEIRERFQKLETKAKGQLNSDGFVGGAIQIQRYLQLAYKGTDFGVMVIEEEDKPFADSFRELIQRQFGFLPEEKTIWVEALRVRAIGKKNRPEIPDLQTVNSTPVPESTTSCFFETDWFETSIYRCENLGAGHVIDGPALLIQNTSTIVVPPDCRAELTLQGDVLIDITLIGKKQTGEEYDPVRLAVFGNRFMSIAEQMGHVLKRTALSTNIKERQDFSCALFSPEGDLIANAPHQPVHLGSMGEAVKAQIRLQGQDCQEGDVWISNHPVTGGTHLPDITVITPVIEKGRPVFFVASRGHHADIGGIAPGSMPASATRLVEEGAAIKSFKLVDRGNFQTEGITRLLTESNSRDIDGNSIPGSRALADNLSDLKAQIAANRRGCELLNELIESQSLKTVHAYMQYIRNSAAQAVTECIAKLSGGSKKILTAGDHMDDDTELCLQLELNPNGKALFDFSGTGSEVKGNLNAPRAVTYSAVLYCLRCLVGGEIPLNQGCLDPIDFEIPPGSILFPSENAAVAAGNVLTSQRVVDLVFKALGTVAASQGCMNNLTFGNDRFAYYETIGGGAGAGPDFSGASGVHTHMTNTRITDPEVLELRYPVLLREFSIRRNSGGKGKFSGGDGLIREIEFLEKMHVAILSERRVYAPYGLHGAASGETGKNYLIRKDGVQQNLGSKVEFEVQPNERVRILTPGGGGFGPGDG; encoded by the coding sequence ATGAAACCAGCGCCTGGGTTCTGGTTCTCCATTGATCGCGGTGGAACGTTTACAGACGTATACGCCGAGGTTCCCGGGCAGCCGGGTTTCCGTCTGGTAAAACTTCTTTCAAAGAACCCGAAACACTACGCCGACCCGGCAATCGAAGCTATTCGCAGGATCATCACTGATGTTACGAGAAAACCCTGGCATCCTGAAACGTCTGCGGGCGAAATTGATTCTGTTCGAATGGGAACGACCCTGGCCACCAACGCTCTATTGGAAAAAAAGGGAACCCGCACGGCTCTCGTCATCACACGCGGTTTCGGTGACCTGCTCGAAATAGGAAAACAAAACCGACCTCACCTGTTCGAACTCAAAATTAAAAAACCGGATAACCTTTACGAGGCCGTTGTCGAGGTCGACGAAAGGGTCCGTTTGCCGATTAATGGGAAAAAGACAAGCGAGGTTGAGATTATAAAAAGTCCGGACCTCGATAGGTTGCGCGAGGACTTCACGGTTTTGAAGAAGAAGGGGGTAGTCAGCCTTGCAGTGGTTTGTCTCCACGCCTGGTGGTTCCCCGACCATGAGCGGATGATCGGGGACCTTGCACGGAAAGTTGGATTTGAATTTGTTTACCTGTCGCATGAAGTGATGCCTCGTATCAAGTTTGTAGATCGTGGTCAGACCTGCCTGGTCGAAGCTTATTTAACACCAACTATCCGCAGTTACTGCGAATCGTTTTCGGAAGCTTTTCACCAGGTTGAACCAGAACTGCTGTTCATGCAATCCGACGGAGGGTTGGTTCCTCCACAAAGATACACAGGCAGCAATGCGATTTTATCCGGGCCGGCTGGCGGAGTCGTTGGGTATTCGCAATCAGTATGGAAGGAGGAAGACAAGGTTCCGGTTATTGGCTTTGATATGGGGGGGACTTCCACCGACGTATCCCGGTTTGACGGGGAATACGACCTGATACAAGAGAGTATGGTCGCAGGAATTCATTTGCAAACCCCCCAGTTGGATATTCATACCATTGCAGCGGGGGGCGGTTCTCTTTTGACTTTTCAAAACGGGATGCTGGCAGTCGGGCCAGAGTCTTCAGGGGCCTACCCTGGTCCAGTTTGCTACCGCAACGGTGGTCAATTGTCGATTACCGATGCCAACTTGTTTCTGGGAAGGTTACATCCTGATTTTTTTCCTAAAATTTTTGGGAGGGGGCAGGATGAATCTCTTGACCAACAAGAAACCCGCCGCGCGATGACCACCCTCACGGAAGAGATAAATCATTACGTTCAGGAAAATGGTGGATCCACTATGTCTCCTGAACAGGTGGCAGAAGGTTTTATAGAAGTTGCCAATGAGCAAATGGCGAGAGCTATCCGTGAAGTGACAGAGACTCGGGGTTTTGATGTGCGCGACCACATCCTGGCCTGTTTCGGTGGTGCTGGTGGTCAACACGCCTGTGCTTTGGCCCGGGCGCTGGGAATCCGCAAGGTGGTGATTCATCGTTTTGCCGGGATTCTTTCGGCCTACGGGCTCGCTTTGGCAGACGTTGTCCGGGATCTTCAGGAACCGGTCGCTTTTGAGTTGGCAGACAGCGCTCTTCCGGAAATACGGGAACGGTTTCAAAAGTTAGAAACAAAGGCAAAAGGTCAATTGAATTCAGATGGATTTGTGGGAGGAGCAATTCAAATTCAACGCTATCTTCAACTTGCTTACAAGGGAACCGATTTTGGGGTGATGGTAATTGAAGAAGAGGATAAACCCTTTGCAGACAGTTTTAGAGAATTGATACAGCGTCAATTTGGTTTCCTGCCGGAAGAGAAAACAATCTGGGTGGAAGCGTTAAGGGTTAGAGCCATTGGCAAAAAAAATCGTCCCGAGATTCCAGACCTTCAGACGGTAAATTCGACCCCGGTTCCAGAATCCACCACATCCTGTTTTTTTGAAACGGACTGGTTTGAAACGTCCATTTATAGATGTGAAAACCTGGGTGCTGGACACGTGATTGATGGTCCGGCACTTCTTATACAAAATACTTCGACCATTGTTGTGCCACCTGATTGCCGTGCCGAGTTGACTTTGCAGGGCGACGTACTTATCGACATTACTCTCATTGGAAAAAAACAGACTGGTGAAGAATACGACCCCGTTCGTCTAGCTGTTTTTGGCAACAGGTTTATGTCGATAGCCGAGCAGATGGGGCATGTACTAAAGCGAACTGCGTTGTCGACCAATATAAAAGAGCGCCAGGATTTTTCATGCGCCCTGTTCTCACCTGAAGGTGACCTGATTGCCAATGCCCCTCATCAACCTGTTCATTTGGGTTCGATGGGAGAAGCGGTAAAAGCGCAAATAAGGTTGCAAGGTCAGGACTGTCAGGAAGGGGATGTTTGGATAAGTAATCATCCCGTTACCGGAGGAACCCATCTCCCGGATATCACGGTGATCACTCCAGTTATTGAAAAGGGGAGACCTGTGTTTTTTGTTGCCAGCCGAGGCCACCACGCCGATATCGGAGGAATAGCACCGGGTTCAATGCCCGCCTCTGCAACCCGCCTGGTGGAGGAAGGGGCCGCTATCAAATCTTTTAAACTGGTTGATCGCGGAAACTTTCAGACTGAGGGGATCACCCGCTTATTGACCGAATCGAATTCCAGGGACATCGATGGAAATTCAATTCCCGGATCCCGTGCTCTTGCAGATAATCTTTCCGATTTAAAAGCCCAGATAGCAGCGAACCGGAGGGGTTGTGAATTGTTGAACGAGTTGATCGAATCCCAGTCGCTGAAGACAGTCCACGCGTACATGCAATATATCCGGAACAGCGCGGCACAGGCCGTCACTGAATGCATTGCGAAGCTTTCAGGCGGATCGAAAAAAATCCTGACGGCAGGCGACCATATGGATGACGATACAGAGCTTTGTCTTCAATTGGAGTTAAATCCCAACGGAAAGGCGTTGTTCGATTTTTCCGGGACCGGTTCAGAGGTTAAAGGGAATCTGAATGCGCCACGTGCTGTCACCTATTCTGCGGTACTTTATTGTCTGCGTTGCCTGGTAGGGGGAGAAATTCCTCTTAATCAGGGATGCCTCGATCCAATCGACTTTGAAATTCCACCGGGTTCTATCCTGTTTCCTTCTGAAAATGCTGCAGTGGCAGCGGGGAATGTGCTCACATCTCAGCGGGTAGTCGATCTGGTTTTCAAAGCTTTGGGGACAGTTGCCGCTTCCCAGGGGTGTATGAATAACCTTACTTTTGGCAATGACCGTTTTGCCTATTATGAAACGATTGGGGGTGGGGCAGGGGCCGGTCCTGATTTTAGCGGTGCTTCAGGTGTTCACACTCACATGACGAATACCCGAATTACCGACCCGGAAGTTTTGGAGTTGCGGTACCCGGTATTGTTGCGTGAATTTTCAATCCGAAGAAATTCAGGCGGCAAAGGGAAATTCTCCGGTGGCGATGGGCTTATCAGGGAGATTGAATTTTTGGAGAAGATGCATGTGGCTATCCTGTCTGAACGAAGAGTGTATGCGCCTTACGGACTTCATGGAGCTGCTAGCGGGGAAACAGGAAAAAACTATTTGATCCGGAAGGATGGGGTCCAACAAAACCTCGGAAGCAAAGTTGAGTTTGAAGTTCAACCCAATGAACGGGTCAGAATTCTTACGCCCGGTGGCGGCGGATTCGGGCCTGGTGATGGATGA
- a CDS encoding alcohol dehydrogenase catalytic domain-containing protein, protein MPQAAVLTAPQILTIEDRPPQTPGEGEVIISVEHTGVCGTDLALFSGDYPSPLPLVCGHEFVGRVTELGKGVEAHWNNRRITAEINNSCTAYKRNSLCTACRKGIPGHCLNRDVTGIIQRDGAFAEQVRVPAGTLHEIPEDLDPLTAVLTEPLAAALQTFEMTPIKGNETIVVLGPGRLGILVVFIAALKGARVIACSRSQSKRKRALKFGASEAFDPENISENVMEITEGLGADMVVDVTGKPEGIDLAINLVRPRGVVSVKTTCGLPAKGINMTKLVVDEVQIQGSRCGPFDKALTLLSEHQNKLRPLITSVRPLKEAQDAVESAFLESKVVLAMPTDY, encoded by the coding sequence ATGCCCCAGGCCGCAGTTCTCACCGCACCGCAAATTCTGACAATTGAGGATCGCCCACCACAGACACCGGGTGAGGGCGAAGTTATTATTTCCGTCGAGCATACCGGGGTGTGCGGAACCGACCTCGCCCTGTTTTCGGGCGACTACCCCTCCCCTCTACCTCTGGTTTGCGGTCATGAATTTGTTGGCCGTGTCACGGAGCTTGGCAAAGGGGTTGAGGCTCATTGGAACAACCGACGGATAACCGCAGAAATAAACAACAGCTGCACGGCCTACAAAAGAAATTCACTCTGCACCGCTTGCCGAAAGGGGATTCCAGGTCATTGCCTGAATCGTGATGTCACCGGCATCATTCAACGCGATGGTGCTTTCGCAGAACAGGTCAGGGTCCCTGCAGGAACATTGCATGAAATACCGGAGGACCTTGACCCGCTGACTGCGGTATTGACCGAGCCTCTGGCCGCGGCATTGCAGACATTTGAGATGACGCCAATAAAGGGAAATGAAACCATCGTCGTGCTGGGCCCTGGTCGGCTCGGCATCCTGGTCGTTTTTATTGCGGCGCTTAAAGGGGCCAGGGTAATCGCCTGTTCTCGGAGTCAATCGAAACGCAAACGCGCACTTAAATTCGGAGCGAGCGAAGCTTTCGATCCTGAAAACATATCCGAAAACGTCATGGAGATAACAGAGGGGCTGGGAGCTGATATGGTGGTCGACGTAACGGGTAAACCCGAGGGGATTGACCTGGCCATCAACCTTGTCAGACCCCGGGGTGTGGTGAGCGTTAAAACCACTTGTGGACTTCCAGCTAAAGGTATCAATATGACGAAACTGGTGGTCGACGAAGTGCAGATTCAAGGCTCACGCTGTGGCCCCTTTGACAAGGCTTTGACACTTTTATCCGAACATCAGAACAAGTTGCGGCCCCTCATCACCTCTGTCCGGCCATTGAAAGAGGCCCAGGATGCTGTTGAATCCGCCTTTTTAGAAAGCAAAGTGGTGCTAGCAATGCCTACAGATTATTGA
- a CDS encoding YkgJ family cysteine cluster protein, whose product MTQTAFSDQNGVYLMGMTDAQELRNYITARFTEGELQYAYELLLENAQSLAKAERIPPLQALWKIIDAAYDKKMPPLTCGEGCAHCCYTGVMITKMEWDGMINAARQKGIDLMDVIERSEKSLHRIKKAIESGIDPVKIDWYQMVINQPCPFLDEDESCTIHDDRPLDCRTMVAFRDACGSKKLEHAQRGGLIEEAVAPAVIAKLQYEATPKLKRRKFDGTAPLRLIQHWLLEYKKKKSSRKRKK is encoded by the coding sequence ATGACCCAAACAGCATTTTCAGATCAGAACGGCGTCTACCTGATGGGCATGACCGATGCTCAGGAACTCCGCAATTACATCACCGCACGATTTACTGAAGGTGAACTACAATACGCCTACGAGCTTCTCCTGGAAAATGCGCAAAGCCTGGCCAAGGCTGAACGCATCCCCCCATTGCAGGCTCTGTGGAAAATTATTGATGCTGCTTACGATAAAAAGATGCCGCCCCTCACCTGCGGAGAAGGCTGTGCACACTGCTGTTACACCGGGGTCATGATCACTAAAATGGAATGGGACGGCATGATCAATGCTGCCAGGCAAAAAGGCATCGACCTGATGGACGTGATTGAACGGTCCGAAAAAAGCCTGCACCGGATAAAAAAAGCAATTGAATCGGGAATCGACCCGGTAAAAATTGACTGGTACCAGATGGTGATCAACCAGCCCTGCCCATTTCTGGACGAGGACGAAAGCTGCACCATTCACGATGACCGCCCACTGGACTGCCGTACCATGGTCGCGTTTCGCGATGCCTGTGGATCGAAAAAACTGGAGCACGCACAGCGCGGGGGGTTGATCGAAGAAGCCGTTGCACCTGCAGTCATCGCCAAATTGCAATACGAAGCCACACCAAAATTGAAACGCCGCAAATTTGACGGCACAGCACCGCTTCGTTTAATTCAGCACTGGCTGCTGGAATATAAAAAGAAAAAAAGCTCCCGAAAAAGAAAAAAGTAG
- a CDS encoding DUF1844 domain-containing protein, giving the protein MSDEENEESGFVIKDKRSAYQSDDEIQEGDTEQEKETAKQQQQEARAAEQQEGQQPSIDFSTFVMSLASSAFYHLGDMPDPTTGQTEQNLPAVQQTIEILVMLHQKTKSNLTAEEDKLLGQLIYELQMKFVAKNKQ; this is encoded by the coding sequence ATGAGTGATGAAGAAAATGAAGAATCAGGCTTCGTAATTAAAGACAAGCGATCTGCTTACCAGTCGGACGATGAAATCCAGGAAGGCGACACCGAGCAGGAAAAAGAAACAGCCAAGCAACAACAGCAGGAAGCAAGGGCGGCCGAGCAGCAGGAAGGCCAGCAGCCCAGTATCGACTTTTCAACTTTTGTTATGTCGCTGGCATCATCTGCGTTTTATCATTTAGGTGATATGCCGGATCCGACGACGGGTCAGACAGAACAGAACCTGCCAGCGGTGCAGCAGACCATTGAAATCCTGGTCATGCTCCATCAAAAAACCAAGAGCAACCTGACAGCAGAAGAAGACAAATTGCTCGGCCAACTCATTTACGAACTGCAAATGAAATTTGTAGCGAAGAACAAGCAGTAA
- a CDS encoding ABC transporter substrate-binding protein: MATLLMALVMSAMPVSDAWAGKKTVIKFATLAPEGSSWMKQMRRLEKEVKKATNGQVRFKFYPGGVSGDEKDVIRKMRIGQVHAAGFTGVGLGEILPEVRVLDLPFLLNDNKEMNHVYDRMTDHFTAAFEKKGYVLLGWVPVGWIHFFSKQDVGTLEALRKTKAWMWDGDPLVQAAYKELGISPHPLSVTDVMMALQTGMVETVYASPVGTLALQWFTKVNYMSQIRMGHASGAVLISKRQFKKIPDKYKGAVKDISKRYLADLVKTINSENEKAIEVMQKNGMKLTAAPGQEELDRLHAIGEKIQKRLTGKLFDQKLLDKVQGHLNEIR, from the coding sequence CTGGCAACCCTCTTGATGGCTCTGGTGATGTCAGCCATGCCGGTAAGCGATGCCTGGGCAGGGAAGAAGACCGTTATCAAGTTCGCAACACTGGCACCTGAAGGTTCTTCCTGGATGAAACAGATGCGGCGGCTTGAGAAAGAGGTTAAAAAGGCGACCAATGGCCAGGTGCGTTTCAAGTTTTATCCGGGTGGAGTGTCTGGAGATGAGAAAGATGTCATCCGTAAAATGCGAATCGGGCAGGTGCATGCGGCTGGGTTCACCGGGGTGGGGCTCGGTGAGATTTTGCCGGAGGTGCGAGTCCTCGATTTACCCTTCCTGTTAAATGATAACAAAGAGATGAACCACGTATACGATCGCATGACAGATCATTTCACTGCAGCCTTTGAAAAAAAGGGTTATGTCCTTCTGGGGTGGGTACCGGTGGGATGGATCCATTTTTTTTCCAAACAGGATGTGGGGACTCTTGAGGCTTTGCGGAAGACCAAAGCCTGGATGTGGGACGGTGACCCCCTGGTGCAGGCGGCTTACAAGGAGTTGGGGATCAGCCCGCACCCCCTGTCTGTGACCGATGTCATGATGGCGTTGCAAACGGGAATGGTTGAGACGGTGTATGCCTCACCGGTTGGAACGTTGGCCCTGCAGTGGTTTACAAAAGTGAACTATATGTCGCAGATTCGTATGGGGCATGCCAGTGGCGCTGTTCTGATTTCTAAAAGACAGTTTAAAAAAATTCCGGATAAATACAAAGGGGCTGTAAAGGATATCAGTAAACGGTATCTAGCCGATCTGGTGAAAACTATTAACTCGGAAAATGAAAAAGCCATTGAGGTGATGCAGAAAAATGGAATGAAGCTGACGGCAGCGCCTGGCCAGGAAGAACTGGACCGTCTGCATGCCATCGGCGAGAAAATCCAAAAACGACTCACCGGAAAATTATTTGATCAGAAGCTGTTGGACAAGGTGCAGGGCCATTTAAATGAAATCCGCTAA
- a CDS encoding AMP-binding protein: MSSQNIASLLDDLAKSQPDQPAIHFPREGNTTTLTFRELNEDANRLAGGLVRYGFLKGHRVLLMVPPGIDFLSLTFALFRIGAIPVLIDPGLGKKNVLQCIENVRPEGLLGIPLAHAAGLVYRREFKSVKNRVTVGTRWLWGGPTLGKVRKSGRKDFSTEEKHPDDPAAILFTSGSTGPSKGVVYTHSMFFHQTQVLRSLYQIEPGEVDLPTFPLFALFGVALGMTCVIPDMDPTRPAEVHPPNIIKAIEQFKVVNSFGSPALWDTVTRYCQNHKVKLPHLKRILIAGAPVPGTVLERFEGVLEEDAMVYTPYGATETLPVCNIEHRTILKETWEKTTRGFGTCVGKPVPGLTVKIMEVQDGPVADWNDSLELPQGETGEIVVDAPWVTHEYFDLKSQTDHAKIRLDGRILHRMGDIGYLDDEGRIWFLGRKNQRVITEHGTLYTIACEAIFNRHPAVKRSALVGIGSETIRKPVIIAELHDPSLAEDLEKRLTLVSELLEIGAEYDHTRNIQDVLFHKAFPVDIRHNAKISREALANWAEEHVKEC; this comes from the coding sequence ATGAGTTCCCAAAATATCGCATCTTTACTGGATGACCTGGCTAAATCCCAGCCGGACCAACCGGCGATTCATTTTCCACGCGAAGGCAACACCACCACTCTGACTTTTCGGGAACTTAACGAAGATGCCAATCGTTTAGCCGGCGGATTGGTGCGATACGGGTTTCTAAAAGGGCATCGTGTCTTGCTGATGGTGCCTCCTGGAATTGATTTTCTTTCCTTGACGTTTGCCCTGTTTCGAATCGGGGCAATACCTGTGCTGATAGACCCAGGCCTGGGAAAAAAAAATGTGCTGCAATGCATCGAGAATGTTCGCCCGGAAGGTCTCCTCGGAATTCCCCTGGCCCACGCCGCAGGACTGGTTTACCGCCGGGAATTTAAAAGTGTAAAAAACCGTGTGACCGTGGGCACCCGTTGGCTTTGGGGTGGGCCCACCTTAGGCAAGGTCAGGAAGTCGGGTAGAAAAGATTTTTCTACCGAAGAAAAACACCCGGATGATCCCGCCGCTATTCTTTTCACCAGCGGCAGTACCGGCCCATCCAAAGGCGTGGTCTACACCCATTCCATGTTTTTTCATCAGACTCAAGTGCTGCGCTCGCTCTACCAGATTGAACCGGGTGAAGTCGACTTACCCACTTTCCCCCTGTTCGCCCTGTTTGGAGTGGCGCTCGGGATGACCTGTGTGATCCCGGATATGGACCCGACCCGACCGGCGGAAGTTCATCCGCCGAACATCATCAAGGCGATTGAGCAATTTAAAGTAGTCAACAGTTTCGGGTCACCGGCACTTTGGGACACCGTGACCCGCTATTGTCAGAACCATAAAGTAAAACTGCCGCACCTCAAGAGGATACTCATTGCCGGGGCTCCTGTGCCAGGCACGGTCCTGGAGCGGTTTGAAGGTGTTTTAGAAGAGGACGCAATGGTCTACACACCCTACGGCGCTACGGAAACCCTTCCGGTATGCAACATTGAGCACCGCACCATACTCAAAGAAACCTGGGAAAAGACAACCAGGGGATTTGGCACTTGTGTCGGAAAACCGGTGCCTGGACTGACGGTAAAAATCATGGAGGTGCAGGATGGTCCGGTAGCCGACTGGAACGATAGTCTGGAACTACCACAGGGTGAAACAGGTGAAATAGTAGTCGATGCCCCCTGGGTCACTCACGAATATTTTGATTTAAAGTCACAAACCGACCACGCAAAGATTCGTCTTGATGGAAGGATTTTGCACCGAATGGGAGATATTGGCTATCTCGATGATGAAGGACGAATCTGGTTCCTGGGACGAAAAAATCAGCGCGTCATAACAGAGCATGGAACCTTGTACACCATTGCCTGCGAAGCCATATTCAACCGGCATCCGGCAGTCAAACGGTCTGCTCTGGTGGGAATCGGCTCGGAAACCATCAGGAAGCCGGTGATCATTGCCGAACTGCACGATCCTTCTCTTGCCGAAGACCTTGAAAAACGATTAACTCTGGTGAGTGAACTATTGGAAATTGGGGCGGAATACGACCACACAAGAAATATTCAGGATGTCCTGTTCCACAAGGCATTTCCGGTCGACATCCGGCACAACGCCAAGATATCCCGCGAAGCCCTTGCTAATTGGGCCGAAGAACATGTAAAGGAATGCTGA